One Mycolicibacterium goodii genomic region harbors:
- a CDS encoding ABC transporter permease, which yields MGLIVPVALLAIWHLVANSGAFSPSQLPPPADVLEALGELVRRGDLWTHLQTSVSRVFAGYLAGAAVALVLGSLIGLSATVRRLLAPTVAAFRTVPSLAWVPLLLLWFGIGETPKLTLVAIGAFFPIYTTTASALSHVDAQLLEVGRAYGRRGAALVTTVMLPAAAPALVNGLRLGLANAWLFLVAAELIASSKGLGFMLIDSQNTGRTDVMLLAIALLAGLGKLSDSLFGILEARLVRRRS from the coding sequence ATCGGCTTGATCGTTCCGGTCGCGCTACTGGCGATCTGGCACCTGGTGGCGAACAGCGGGGCGTTCTCCCCCAGCCAGCTGCCCCCGCCGGCAGACGTGCTCGAAGCGCTCGGCGAGTTGGTGCGCCGCGGTGATCTGTGGACGCATCTGCAGACCAGTGTGTCGCGTGTGTTCGCCGGCTACCTCGCGGGCGCGGCCGTCGCGCTGGTCCTCGGGTCGCTGATCGGCTTGTCGGCCACCGTAAGACGACTGCTCGCGCCGACGGTCGCGGCATTCCGCACGGTGCCCTCCCTGGCGTGGGTTCCATTGCTGCTGTTGTGGTTCGGCATCGGCGAGACACCGAAGCTCACGCTCGTCGCCATCGGTGCGTTCTTCCCGATCTACACCACGACGGCCTCGGCGCTCTCGCACGTCGACGCACAACTGCTCGAGGTGGGCCGCGCGTACGGGCGCCGCGGCGCGGCGCTGGTGACCACGGTGATGCTGCCCGCGGCGGCACCAGCTCTTGTGAACGGCCTGCGACTGGGGTTGGCCAACGCGTGGCTGTTCCTGGTCGCGGCGGAGCTGATCGCCTCGTCGAAAGGCCTCGGTTTCATGCTGATCGACAGCCAGAACACCGGGCGTACCGACGTGATGTTGTTGGCCATCGCGCTGCTGGCCGGGCTGGGCAAGCTCAGCGATTCGCTGTTCGGGATCCTCGAGGCGCGTCTGGTCCGCCGGCGCAGCTAG